The Syntrophorhabdaceae bacterium region TCTTTTTGACCCTCGGTGGGGTCCAGGTGAACACACACATGCAGGCCCTTGACGGCAAAGGCGAGGCAATCCCGGGTTTGTATGTGACAGGGCAGGATATGGGTGGTCTCTACGACAGCACCTACGATCTTCTTGCAGAAGGCTCCGCCAGCAGCTTCGCATTGAGTTCCGGCCGCATAGCCGTAAGAAGCATTATGGAGGCTATTCGGTAGCGCCCGCCTCTCTCAGGAGCCGGGCTATCTCCCCACGGCCCCCGCCCGATGCATCCATGAGCGCGGTGTAGCCGCCGTCTCCCCTGGCGTTCACGTCTGCCCCTGCCGCTATCAGGGCCCGCACCACCTCCGCATGACCCGTCATTGATGCAAGCATAAGAGCCGTCAGGCCATTCTTGTCCTTTGCGTTCACATCGGCCTTTGCGGCTATCAGGATTCGAACCACCTCCGCATGACCTTTTCCTGATGCGTCCATGAGCGCGGTGTAGCCGCTCACACCTCGCGCGTTCACCTCCGCTCCAGCCGTCATGAGGATCCGCGCTGCTTCGGCGTGTCCCTCCGTCGACGCCCACATGAGCGCCGTGGTCCCATTTTTGTCCACGTCATTCACGTCCGCTCCAGCCGCCACGAGGGTCTCGATAAGGTCCGTACCGCCCCCTGAGGATGCCACCATGAGAGGGGTCACCTGGAACTCATCCCTGGCGTTCACGTCTGCCCCTGCCGCTATCAGGGCCCGGACCATTTCGGTGCGCCCCGCCTGCGCCGCCACCATGAGCGCCGTCCAGCCGCCTGTTGTATCCTTTGTGTTGACATCACCGCCCGCTGCGATGAGCGCCCTCACCCCGGCAATATCACCTTTTTCCGCCGCATCGATGAGCCTCCGTACCTGGTCGATCGTTTCTTCCATTGCAAGCTTCTCCCTTGGTCATGTTCCGTCATTCTTCGGGTTTCAATGCTTGAGATACTCGAATACTATGCTTTTATGTATCCCTTGTTCTGCGCCCTGCTTATGATCTGCTCAATGATCCTGTCCTTATGCTGCCGGGTATCATTGATGACTTCCTGCATGAGGGTATTGTATTCCACGTCATCGGTCTTCACGATCTCGGCATATTTGTCTTCGATATACCCCTGTTCCAGGCTCTGTGCGATAAAGAGAAGCTGGTCCTTCGTTATCTCGCCATTCTTTACCATTTCGATCTTGTCCACGATGTCCTTCACTATCGTCGCCAACGCATGAACATTGAAGGGACGCCCTGCCTGAAAGCGCTCCGGCTTCTTGAAGATGATCTCGATCATCTGCTCGATATGCCGGGCATGTCTCAATTCATCGCGCCAGATGCTCAGCCAGAACGGGCCGTCTTCTTTCCATGTCGATGCGCAAAGGCTGTACAGTTCAGCTATCCTTGTCTCGAACAGGGCCATCTGTTTCAACACTTCCAGTATTCCCGAAAGCTCTCCCGATACTTTGATGTCCATCTCTTTCCCCCTTCACCTGCCGGATGCTTTTTCCAGTCTGAGAAACCTTCCGAGATGCCTGTCCAATTTGCACGTGTGATTCACGAGCCAATCCACAACAAGCACCTGTATCTTGAAGAGAAGAAAATACAAATCGGAACCGTCAGACCCCTCAATTTCGCGCTTGAGGCCTGCAAGATAGTGTGTGAATCGTTTGTGCTGGTCTTTCTGAACATCGATGAACGGGTACCCGTTCCTTTCCATAATACCTTCTTCGTCCTTGAAGTGTATCCGGACATACTCATCGAGAAAATCGATCACAGGGCCGACTCTGGAAAGATCCCGGTCCTTTTTGATCGTCTCGGTGAATCTGTTCACCCTGGCAAACAATTGACGGTGCTGATCGTCTATCTCCGGGTACCCGATCTCGATATCCTTCGTCCATCTGACGGAGAGATCGACCTCGCCTGTTCCTTCATGAACACCTGTCTTCAGAAACCGTTCACATCTGTCGGCATATACCCTGGCAAGACTGTCTTCGGGGCATTCCGCGAGGCATTCCCCGAAAAGCTCGAGCGCCCGGGAAACCTCCCTGAAATGGAAATAGGCCACCGCTCTCTCAAAAAGTCTGGTCGTTCTGTGCTTGGCAGTTCGCACCTCCGGGAGGTCGGCATCAAAAACCTCATAGATGGATTCCGGCTGTTCCTTGCCCTTCACCCTCACGCGGTCGGCAAACCGTATCTTGTACCTTGAAACATCCTCGAGGCTGTAGTATGTGTGTTCGGTAATCAAAAGACTGACGCCGTAGTTCTTGGTCATGGTCTCCACGCGTGAGGCAAGGTTCACGGCATCACTGATGACGGTACCGTCCATGCGGTTCCTGCCGCCTATGATGCCCAGCATCATAAGACCCGTGTTCAAACCTATCCCGATAAGGATCGGCGGATACCCTGCCCCCGTCCTTTCCTTATTGTATCCGGCGAGACGGTGAAGCATTCCTATTGAGGCGTCGAGAGCATCGTCGGCACTCGTGGGAAAAAGCGCCATGATCGCATCTCCGATATACTTGTCTATCACACCGCTATGCCTGCTTATTACCGGCTCCATCCGCTCCAGGTAGGCATTGATGAACATAAAGTTCTCGCGGGGGGTCATCGACTCCGAAAGGACCGTAAAACCTCTCATGTCCGAGAAGAGAATGGTCATCTTCATTTCGAGACTTTCACCGAGAACGATATCGGCGATGGTGTCCTTGCCGAGCAACTGCAGGAATTGGTGGGGAACAAAGCGGCTGTATGCGCTGACTATGTCGTCAAGGGATAAGGTCTTCATTGTCTATTGCACCCTTTCTGTCTCTTTTGAATACCCTTATTGAATGACCATGGGAGCAATCAACCTCTTACGGCTATATCGCATATTGCAGGAAAAAAGTAAACAGATGCGGGCAATAGGTAATGGGTCATACCTGTCCAAAATAGATCCTGCGGAACAGGGCGGACAG contains the following coding sequences:
- a CDS encoding ankyrin repeat domain-containing protein; amino-acid sequence: MEETIDQVRRLIDAAEKGDIAGVRALIAAGGDVNTKDTTGGWTALMVAAQAGRTEMVRALIAAGADVNARDEFQVTPLMVASSGGGTDLIETLVAAGADVNDVDKNGTTALMWASTEGHAEAARILMTAGAEVNARGVSGYTALMDASGKGHAEVVRILIAAKADVNAKDKNGLTALMLASMTGHAEVVRALIAAGADVNARGDGGYTALMDASGGGRGEIARLLREAGATE
- a CDS encoding bacteriohemerythrin — translated: MKTLSLDDIVSAYSRFVPHQFLQLLGKDTIADIVLGESLEMKMTILFSDMRGFTVLSESMTPRENFMFINAYLERMEPVISRHSGVIDKYIGDAIMALFPTSADDALDASIGMLHRLAGYNKERTGAGYPPILIGIGLNTGLMMLGIIGGRNRMDGTVISDAVNLASRVETMTKNYGVSLLITEHTYYSLEDVSRYKIRFADRVRVKGKEQPESIYEVFDADLPEVRTAKHRTTRLFERAVAYFHFREVSRALELFGECLAECPEDSLARVYADRCERFLKTGVHEGTGEVDLSVRWTKDIEIGYPEIDDQHRQLFARVNRFTETIKKDRDLSRVGPVIDFLDEYVRIHFKDEEGIMERNGYPFIDVQKDQHKRFTHYLAGLKREIEGSDGSDLYFLLFKIQVLVVDWLVNHTCKLDRHLGRFLRLEKASGR